One segment of Channa argus isolate prfri chromosome 17, Channa argus male v1.0, whole genome shotgun sequence DNA contains the following:
- the znf106b gene encoding zinc finger protein 106 isoform X2 encodes MAKGETLQKKVGKKPIKKNNNAQPTWKAKRIYCILCRKYYTRHEAQEHIHGMLHHRELETVLGKNSFHECQACKASSMHLNEYAQHISTPQHMAKLKSLMSKNVKPISLHKTLSTETIKQILERNKTLKKEEKKAVKKKKKKLKQIAGQKRAEMLQQTTSKNTVASSQVNTSTQMQETHQRGSNSAIVQNKENKVTGLQRGFHQRGVYFQNQSGRVVGLSGEPTGRTWHQPNVRDQFTHSTHQLNYADDFSVNSQCINVKAESSQTNRNLKRSYNTQRCSTNIPEQTSWPAISQYDHYNRQYSTEMDKDFTSDHLPQNGSIIFDDNYNESIRSSQPRQENAHCSANPASTNKLVSAPPIRDVDVTAMLRQIRRALGVREPCRADREAKKQNSEATVRVGGAEREPPTGASFKDHTTSAVTTSVQSPDVNSPAPAAHSVVWASNIAHDKPQQTACKRTQDRPQHCHQGSVVSGGLPNSREAQGVLNNTTSLPQHLGKTTSPEPKLTISRRVRIAHEQGRALGGKEAGPKPTLNKMLGLSGARSRLSWSEMYEGMKRKKQDSIKGMPRFGIELPSPSTVRESSAQPQENDVPLSEGFHWESVPDTPKGPHLTLPPPPQDPTHLDTRTETQSECLQEPLQQSAAAQQEGSSCTVTAASVKVEPNLKIESWGLREKSSTRKRKCSTGTDEGVSDKEPSGKKKKIKSNRDQNQMDQLLAVSLREDELSLSLQDLDKSLLEARNALQAAYTEVQRLLLLRQQFIAEVNSLRAKRIEILQGMQGYSEAFSRTEKAPAPTVGVASAQASLSPLSFCVANQQPPATTLTSSFTQTHQTPIALSAVSVKQEMHQPPPAVQTNQFTQAVLSNTDAPQVPLNQPVALFPPDLLPTLLLRPSQLAAPTTAAAISMNILPSAEPSAKPQEQDAKEGLKEPTDSDSDEKTGGNLSKEQVKRKEMVADKSVPERHKTSSAAAPDNNDGSESDDSIEMMEPSYPVIIDIDESDNEDHETISDAHVNQESPRTSAKMDFSTTGTQTSQRTDEDRKVPLSALPVKDASITAELVENEKPSLGAFKNHSGPVHGLQIHDGLLYTCSGDNTTRAYSLVTREMQAVFEGHTNKVNCLLVSSPSNMPARLYTGSSDQTIRCYSIKSKKCLEQLSLPDRVLCLHIAWNVLYAGLANGSVASYDLKTLKQLDVFECHGPRGVSCLATAQEGARRVLLVGSYDSTISVRDAKSGLLLRSLEGHTKTVLCMKVVNDLVFSGSSDTSVHAHNVHTGELVRIYKGHDHAVTSIVILGKVMVTACLDKLVRVYELQSHDRLQVYGGHSDMVMCMAIHKSVIYTGCYDGTVQAVKLNLMKNCRCWWQNCSLIFGVAEHLVQHLVGDHSNPNLQTVRCRWRGCNTFFATQQAVCQELPEHMKSHVENENRMQS; translated from the exons ATGGCAAAGGGTGAAACCCTACAGAAGAAGGTCGGTAAAAAACCCATAAAGAAGAACAACAATGCACAGCCGACCTGGAAAGCCAAAAGAATCTACTGTATTTTGTGTCGCAAGTATTATACCAGACAT GAAGCTCAAGAACATATCCATGGTATGTTGCATCATAGGGAGCTGGAGACAGTCCTGGGCAA AAATTCATTTCATGAATGCCAGGCATGTAAGGCGTCGTCTATGCATTTAAATGAGTACGCCCAGCACATTTCCACTCCTCAACACATGGCCAAGTTGAAGAGCTTGATGTCTAAAAATGTTAAGCCTATCTCTCTACATAAGACTCTGAGCACTGAGACCATCAAACAAATCCTGGAGAGAAACAAGACACTAAAGAAAGAGGa gaagaaagcagtgaaaaagaagaaaaagaaactgaagcagATAGCTGGTCAGAAACGTgcagaaatgctgcagcaaaCCACCAGCAAAAACACAGTTGCATCCAGTCAAGTGAACACAAGTACACAAATGCAAGAAACCCATCAGAGAGGAAGCAACAGTGCTATTGttcaaaacaaggaaaacaaagtAACCGGTCTACAAAGAGGATTTCACCAAAGAGGAGTATATTTCCAGAATCAGAGTGGAAGAGTAGTTGGTTTGTCAGGAGAGCCCACAGGTAGAACCTGGCATCAACCTAATGTCCGGGATCAGTTCACCCATTCAACTCATCAACTGAATTACGCGGACGACTTTTCTGTCAACAGTCAGTGTATCAATGTAAAAGCGGAGAGCtctcaaacaaacagaaatcttAAAAGGTCATACAACACCCAAAGATGTTCCACTAATATACCAGAGCAAACATCATGGCCTGCTATCAGCCAGTATGATCATTACAACAGGCAGTACAGTACTGAAATGGATAAAGACTTCACCAGTGATCACCTTCCTCAGAATGGATCAATCATCTTTGATGACAACTACAATGAAAGTATAAGATCCTCTCAGCCAAGACAAGAAAATGCACATTGTTCTGCTAATCCTGCTTCGACAAACAAATTAGTGAGTGCACCTCCCATACGGGATGTTGACGTCACTGCAATGCTGAGGCAAATCCGACGAGCACTGGGCGTGAGGGAGCCTTGTAGAGCAGATCGTGAAGCCAAGAAGCAAAACAGTGAGGCAACTGTCCGGGTGGGTGGAGCTGAGAGGGAGCCACCCACAGGTGCCTCCTTCAAGGACCACACAACTTCTGCTGTAACTACATCTGTGCAATCTCCAGATGTTAACAGCCCTGCTCCTGCAGCCCATTCTGTGGTTTGGGCTTCTAATATTGCTCATGATAAGCCACAACAGACAGCTTGCAAAAGGACACAGGACAGGCCTCAGCACTGCCACCAGGGTTCAGTAGTTTCAGGCGGACTGCCCAACAGCAGAGAAGCTCAAGGGGTCCTCAATAATACAACTTCACTCCCCCAACATTTGGGCAAGACCACATCCCCTGAGCCCAAATTGACAATCAGCCGCAGGGTTCGAATTGCCCATGAACAAGGCAGAGCTCTGGGGGGTAAGGAGGCCGGACCTAAACCAACTTTGAACAAGATGCTTGGTTTATCAGGGGCCAGGAGTAGGTTAAGCTGGAGCGAGATGTATGAGGGgatgaaaaggaagaaacagGACAGCATCAAAGGCATGCCCAG GTTTGGAATTGAGCTGCCGAGCCCTTCAACAGTCAGAGAAAGCTCAGCACAACCACAGGAGAATGATGTGCCTCTGTCTGAAGGCTTCCACTGGGAGTCAGTTCCAGACACTCCTAAAGGTCCACACCTTACTTTACCACCTCCACCCCAGGACCCAACACATCTGGACACTCGAACAGAGACACAGTCAGAATGTCTCCAGGAGCCTCTGCAGCAGTCTGCTGCAGCACAGCAGGAAGGGAGCAGTTGCACAGTAACAGCAGCTTCTGTAAAAGTTGAACCAAACTTGAAGATTGAGAGTTGGGGCTTGAGAGAAAAAAGCAGCACCAGAAAGAGGAAATGCAGCACAGGAACA GATGAGGGTGTTTCTGACAAGGAGCCgagtggaaaaaagaagaaaataaagtcaaacaGGG ACCAGAATCAAATGGACCAGCTTTTAGCGGTGTCACTGAGGGAGGATGAGCTGAGCCTCTCTTTGCAGGATTTGGACAAATCTCTACTTGAGGCTCGCAACGCTCTGCAAGCTGCCTACACAGAAGTGCAAAGACTGCTGCTGTTGAGACAGCAG TTCATTGCTGAGGTCAATAGTCTGAGGGCCAAGCGTATTGAAATTCTGCAGGGGATGCAAG GATATTCTGAAGCATTTAGTAGAACTGAGAAAGCCCCTGCCCCAACAGTAGGAGTTGCTTCTGCGCAAGCaagtctctctcctctttctttctgtgttgcTAACCAGCAACCACCTGCCACGACCCTGACGTCATCTTTCACCCAAACTCATCAAACACCCATCGCTCTGTCAGCTGTGTCAGTAAAGCAAGAAATGCACCAGCCACCCCCAGCTGTACAGACCAATCAGTTTACACAAGCAGTCTTGTCGAACACTGATGCACCTCAAGTACCTCTGAACCAACCCGTGGCCTTGTTTCCCCCTGATTTGCTCCCTACGCTGCTGCTCAGACCATCGCAATTAGCTGCTCCTACAACTGCTGCTGCCATATCGATGAATATACTTCCCTCGGCCGAACCATCTGCCAAGCCACAGGAGCAAGACGCAAAAGAGGGTTTAAAGGAGCCAACTGACAGTGATTCTGacgaaaagacaggaggaaacCTTAGCAAAGAACAAGTTAAACGAAAAGAAATGGTAGCAGACAAGTCTGTCCCCGAAAGACATAAAACATCATCTGCTGCAGCACCCGACAACAATGATGGGAGCGAAAGCGATGACTCCATCGAAATGATGGAGCCCTCCTACCCAGTGATCATTGACATTGATGAATCAGACAATGAGGACCATGAGACCATCTCAGATGCTCATGTCAACCAGGAGTCTCCTCGGACATCTGCCAAAATGGACTTCAGCACTACGGGCACACAGACGTCTCAGCGCACCGACGAGGATAG AAAAGTTCCACTGTCAGCTCTGCCAGTGAAAGATGCAAGTATTACTGCAG AGTTAGTTGAGAATGAAAAGCCGTCCTTGGGAGCATTTAAGAATCACAGCGGCCCCGTCCATGGCCTGCAAATACATGACGGCCTGTTGTACACTTGTTCAGGGGACAACACAACGCGAGCATACAGTCTGGTT ACCAGGGAGATGCAAGCAGTGTTTGAGGGTCACACTAACAAAGTCAACTGTCTGCTGGTGTCATCCCCCTCTAACATGCCTGCTCGCCTTTACACCGGATCCAGTGACCAGACCATCCGCTGCTACAGCATAAAG TCTAAGAAGTGTCTGGAGCAGCTCTCTCTACCAGACAGAGTACTGTGTCTGCACATAGCCTGGAACGTTTTGTATGCAGGGCTCGCCAATGGATCAGTTGCTAGCTATGATTTGAAG ACTCTGAAACAGCTGGATGTGTTTGAGTGCCATGGCCCAAGAGGGGTGAGCTGTTTGGCTACAGCCCAGGAGGGCGCCCGCCGAGTGCTGCTGGTCGGCTCCTACGACAGCACCATCAGCGTACGAGATGCCAAGAGCGGCCTGCTGCTGCGCTCACTGGAGGGTCACACCAAAACGGTGCTGTGTATGAAG GTAGTAAATGACCTGGTTTTCAGCGGCTCCAGTGACACATCTGTTCATGCCCACAACGTCCAT ACAGGCGAGCTGGTTCGTATCTACAAGGGTCACGATCACGCTGTCACATCAATTGTCATCTTGGGCAAAGTGATGGTGACAGCGTGCCTGGACAAACTGGTCCGAGTTTATGAGCTACAG TCCCATGACCGCCTGCAGGTGTATGGGGGTCACAGTGATATGGTGATGTGCATGGCCATCCATAAGAGTGTG ATCTACACAGGCTGTTACGATGGCACTGTTCAAGCTGTGAAGCTCAACTTAATGAAAAACTGCCGCTGCTGG
- the znf106b gene encoding zinc finger protein 106 isoform X1, producing MAKGETLQKKVGKKPIKKNNNAQPTWKAKRIYCILCRKYYTRHEAQEHIHGMLHHRELETVLGKNSFHECQACKASSMHLNEYAQHISTPQHMAKLKSLMSKNVKPISLHKTLSTETIKQILERNKTLKKEEKKAVKKKKKKLKQIAGQKRAEMLQQTTSKNTVASSQVNTSTQMQETHQRGSNSAIVQNKENKVTGLQRGFHQRGVYFQNQSGRVVGLSGEPTGRTWHQPNVRDQFTHSTHQLNYADDFSVNSQCINVKAESSQTNRNLKRSYNTQRCSTNIPEQTSWPAISQYDHYNRQYSTEMDKDFTSDHLPQNGSIIFDDNYNESIRSSQPRQENAHCSANPASTNKLVSAPPIRDVDVTAMLRQIRRALGVREPCRADREAKKQNSEATVRVGGAEREPPTGASFKDHTTSAVTTSVQSPDVNSPAPAAHSVVWASNIAHDKPQQTACKRTQDRPQHCHQGSVVSGGLPNSREAQGVLNNTTSLPQHLGKTTSPEPKLTISRRVRIAHEQGRALGGKEAGPKPTLNKMLGLSGARSRLSWSEMYEGMKRKKQDSIKGMPRFGIELPSPSTVRESSAQPQENDVPLSEGFHWESVPDTPKGPHLTLPPPPQDPTHLDTRTETQSECLQEPLQQSAAAQQEGSSCTVTAASVKVEPNLKIESWGLREKSSTRKRKCSTGTDEGVSDKEPSGKKKKIKSNRDQNQMDQLLAVSLREDELSLSLQDLDKSLLEARNALQAAYTEVQRLLLLRQQFIAEVNSLRAKRIEILQGMQEGYSEAFSRTEKAPAPTVGVASAQASLSPLSFCVANQQPPATTLTSSFTQTHQTPIALSAVSVKQEMHQPPPAVQTNQFTQAVLSNTDAPQVPLNQPVALFPPDLLPTLLLRPSQLAAPTTAAAISMNILPSAEPSAKPQEQDAKEGLKEPTDSDSDEKTGGNLSKEQVKRKEMVADKSVPERHKTSSAAAPDNNDGSESDDSIEMMEPSYPVIIDIDESDNEDHETISDAHVNQESPRTSAKMDFSTTGTQTSQRTDEDRKVPLSALPVKDASITAELVENEKPSLGAFKNHSGPVHGLQIHDGLLYTCSGDNTTRAYSLVTREMQAVFEGHTNKVNCLLVSSPSNMPARLYTGSSDQTIRCYSIKSKKCLEQLSLPDRVLCLHIAWNVLYAGLANGSVASYDLKTLKQLDVFECHGPRGVSCLATAQEGARRVLLVGSYDSTISVRDAKSGLLLRSLEGHTKTVLCMKVVNDLVFSGSSDTSVHAHNVHTGELVRIYKGHDHAVTSIVILGKVMVTACLDKLVRVYELQSHDRLQVYGGHSDMVMCMAIHKSVIYTGCYDGTVQAVKLNLMKNCRCWWQNCSLIFGVAEHLVQHLVGDHSNPNLQTVRCRWRGCNTFFATQQAVCQELPEHMKSHVENENRMQS from the exons ATGGCAAAGGGTGAAACCCTACAGAAGAAGGTCGGTAAAAAACCCATAAAGAAGAACAACAATGCACAGCCGACCTGGAAAGCCAAAAGAATCTACTGTATTTTGTGTCGCAAGTATTATACCAGACAT GAAGCTCAAGAACATATCCATGGTATGTTGCATCATAGGGAGCTGGAGACAGTCCTGGGCAA AAATTCATTTCATGAATGCCAGGCATGTAAGGCGTCGTCTATGCATTTAAATGAGTACGCCCAGCACATTTCCACTCCTCAACACATGGCCAAGTTGAAGAGCTTGATGTCTAAAAATGTTAAGCCTATCTCTCTACATAAGACTCTGAGCACTGAGACCATCAAACAAATCCTGGAGAGAAACAAGACACTAAAGAAAGAGGa gaagaaagcagtgaaaaagaagaaaaagaaactgaagcagATAGCTGGTCAGAAACGTgcagaaatgctgcagcaaaCCACCAGCAAAAACACAGTTGCATCCAGTCAAGTGAACACAAGTACACAAATGCAAGAAACCCATCAGAGAGGAAGCAACAGTGCTATTGttcaaaacaaggaaaacaaagtAACCGGTCTACAAAGAGGATTTCACCAAAGAGGAGTATATTTCCAGAATCAGAGTGGAAGAGTAGTTGGTTTGTCAGGAGAGCCCACAGGTAGAACCTGGCATCAACCTAATGTCCGGGATCAGTTCACCCATTCAACTCATCAACTGAATTACGCGGACGACTTTTCTGTCAACAGTCAGTGTATCAATGTAAAAGCGGAGAGCtctcaaacaaacagaaatcttAAAAGGTCATACAACACCCAAAGATGTTCCACTAATATACCAGAGCAAACATCATGGCCTGCTATCAGCCAGTATGATCATTACAACAGGCAGTACAGTACTGAAATGGATAAAGACTTCACCAGTGATCACCTTCCTCAGAATGGATCAATCATCTTTGATGACAACTACAATGAAAGTATAAGATCCTCTCAGCCAAGACAAGAAAATGCACATTGTTCTGCTAATCCTGCTTCGACAAACAAATTAGTGAGTGCACCTCCCATACGGGATGTTGACGTCACTGCAATGCTGAGGCAAATCCGACGAGCACTGGGCGTGAGGGAGCCTTGTAGAGCAGATCGTGAAGCCAAGAAGCAAAACAGTGAGGCAACTGTCCGGGTGGGTGGAGCTGAGAGGGAGCCACCCACAGGTGCCTCCTTCAAGGACCACACAACTTCTGCTGTAACTACATCTGTGCAATCTCCAGATGTTAACAGCCCTGCTCCTGCAGCCCATTCTGTGGTTTGGGCTTCTAATATTGCTCATGATAAGCCACAACAGACAGCTTGCAAAAGGACACAGGACAGGCCTCAGCACTGCCACCAGGGTTCAGTAGTTTCAGGCGGACTGCCCAACAGCAGAGAAGCTCAAGGGGTCCTCAATAATACAACTTCACTCCCCCAACATTTGGGCAAGACCACATCCCCTGAGCCCAAATTGACAATCAGCCGCAGGGTTCGAATTGCCCATGAACAAGGCAGAGCTCTGGGGGGTAAGGAGGCCGGACCTAAACCAACTTTGAACAAGATGCTTGGTTTATCAGGGGCCAGGAGTAGGTTAAGCTGGAGCGAGATGTATGAGGGgatgaaaaggaagaaacagGACAGCATCAAAGGCATGCCCAG GTTTGGAATTGAGCTGCCGAGCCCTTCAACAGTCAGAGAAAGCTCAGCACAACCACAGGAGAATGATGTGCCTCTGTCTGAAGGCTTCCACTGGGAGTCAGTTCCAGACACTCCTAAAGGTCCACACCTTACTTTACCACCTCCACCCCAGGACCCAACACATCTGGACACTCGAACAGAGACACAGTCAGAATGTCTCCAGGAGCCTCTGCAGCAGTCTGCTGCAGCACAGCAGGAAGGGAGCAGTTGCACAGTAACAGCAGCTTCTGTAAAAGTTGAACCAAACTTGAAGATTGAGAGTTGGGGCTTGAGAGAAAAAAGCAGCACCAGAAAGAGGAAATGCAGCACAGGAACA GATGAGGGTGTTTCTGACAAGGAGCCgagtggaaaaaagaagaaaataaagtcaaacaGGG ACCAGAATCAAATGGACCAGCTTTTAGCGGTGTCACTGAGGGAGGATGAGCTGAGCCTCTCTTTGCAGGATTTGGACAAATCTCTACTTGAGGCTCGCAACGCTCTGCAAGCTGCCTACACAGAAGTGCAAAGACTGCTGCTGTTGAGACAGCAG TTCATTGCTGAGGTCAATAGTCTGAGGGCCAAGCGTATTGAAATTCTGCAGGGGATGCAAG AAGGATATTCTGAAGCATTTAGTAGAACTGAGAAAGCCCCTGCCCCAACAGTAGGAGTTGCTTCTGCGCAAGCaagtctctctcctctttctttctgtgttgcTAACCAGCAACCACCTGCCACGACCCTGACGTCATCTTTCACCCAAACTCATCAAACACCCATCGCTCTGTCAGCTGTGTCAGTAAAGCAAGAAATGCACCAGCCACCCCCAGCTGTACAGACCAATCAGTTTACACAAGCAGTCTTGTCGAACACTGATGCACCTCAAGTACCTCTGAACCAACCCGTGGCCTTGTTTCCCCCTGATTTGCTCCCTACGCTGCTGCTCAGACCATCGCAATTAGCTGCTCCTACAACTGCTGCTGCCATATCGATGAATATACTTCCCTCGGCCGAACCATCTGCCAAGCCACAGGAGCAAGACGCAAAAGAGGGTTTAAAGGAGCCAACTGACAGTGATTCTGacgaaaagacaggaggaaacCTTAGCAAAGAACAAGTTAAACGAAAAGAAATGGTAGCAGACAAGTCTGTCCCCGAAAGACATAAAACATCATCTGCTGCAGCACCCGACAACAATGATGGGAGCGAAAGCGATGACTCCATCGAAATGATGGAGCCCTCCTACCCAGTGATCATTGACATTGATGAATCAGACAATGAGGACCATGAGACCATCTCAGATGCTCATGTCAACCAGGAGTCTCCTCGGACATCTGCCAAAATGGACTTCAGCACTACGGGCACACAGACGTCTCAGCGCACCGACGAGGATAG AAAAGTTCCACTGTCAGCTCTGCCAGTGAAAGATGCAAGTATTACTGCAG AGTTAGTTGAGAATGAAAAGCCGTCCTTGGGAGCATTTAAGAATCACAGCGGCCCCGTCCATGGCCTGCAAATACATGACGGCCTGTTGTACACTTGTTCAGGGGACAACACAACGCGAGCATACAGTCTGGTT ACCAGGGAGATGCAAGCAGTGTTTGAGGGTCACACTAACAAAGTCAACTGTCTGCTGGTGTCATCCCCCTCTAACATGCCTGCTCGCCTTTACACCGGATCCAGTGACCAGACCATCCGCTGCTACAGCATAAAG TCTAAGAAGTGTCTGGAGCAGCTCTCTCTACCAGACAGAGTACTGTGTCTGCACATAGCCTGGAACGTTTTGTATGCAGGGCTCGCCAATGGATCAGTTGCTAGCTATGATTTGAAG ACTCTGAAACAGCTGGATGTGTTTGAGTGCCATGGCCCAAGAGGGGTGAGCTGTTTGGCTACAGCCCAGGAGGGCGCCCGCCGAGTGCTGCTGGTCGGCTCCTACGACAGCACCATCAGCGTACGAGATGCCAAGAGCGGCCTGCTGCTGCGCTCACTGGAGGGTCACACCAAAACGGTGCTGTGTATGAAG GTAGTAAATGACCTGGTTTTCAGCGGCTCCAGTGACACATCTGTTCATGCCCACAACGTCCAT ACAGGCGAGCTGGTTCGTATCTACAAGGGTCACGATCACGCTGTCACATCAATTGTCATCTTGGGCAAAGTGATGGTGACAGCGTGCCTGGACAAACTGGTCCGAGTTTATGAGCTACAG TCCCATGACCGCCTGCAGGTGTATGGGGGTCACAGTGATATGGTGATGTGCATGGCCATCCATAAGAGTGTG ATCTACACAGGCTGTTACGATGGCACTGTTCAAGCTGTGAAGCTCAACTTAATGAAAAACTGCCGCTGCTGG
- the churc1 gene encoding protein Churchill has translation MCNGCVQKEYPDRGNTCLENGSYLMNYLGCANCHQRDFVLISNKATEDDDGEEIVTYDHVCKNCDHVIASHEYTFSVVDEYQEYTMLCMLCGKAEDSISVLPDDPRQSAPLF, from the exons ATGTGCAACGGTTGTGTGCAAAAAGAATACCCGGACCGG ggaAACACTTGTCTGGAGAATGGCTCTTACTTGATGAACTACCTTGGCTGTGCTAACTGCCATCAGAGGGACTTCGTGCTCATCAGCAATAAAGCCACAGAGGATGACGATGGGGAGGAAATAGTCACATATGATC atgtttgtaaaaactgtgacCATGTCATTGCCAGTCATGAATATACTTTCTCTGTTGTTGATGAATATCAG GAGTACACTATGCTCTGCATGCTATGTGGAAAGGCAGAAGACTCCATCAGTGTATTACCAGATGACCCCAGGCAGTCTGCTCCTCTCTTCTAA